The Ostrea edulis chromosome 1, xbOstEdul1.1, whole genome shotgun sequence genomic sequence TAACAAAAATTGATCTTCAGAGAAATATAATTAAACCAGtggatatgaaatattatattttgcTAAGAATCATTTATTTGAAATGCATTATATTTCTAGGTTTTCAACTATATTTTCCTGGTTGTTGTGATTGCTTCCATGGCAAATTTCACGTTGGAATCACATCCGTTATTCAGAAAGGAAACGTTGTCGAATGACTCGCTCTTGTATATTATCACATATGGAGACATTCGTTTTTTTAAAGAGCTCAACTTGCAGAATCCTAAAGAAATTATGTTTGGGACGACGAAACCCGTAGATCTATTACGACACAGTGAAATAGTCACCTCCATTTTCTTCACCATTGAACTGATTTTCCATTTTGCGTCTTGTCCAAGAAAAGGTCGATTTTTCCGATCTCCATTGAATATCATTGACCTTCTTCTGGTGGTTGCCATGTGGGTAACCTTTGCCCTTGAACAAGATTTGGAATTTCTGGTGAAGAATTATGAACTTGTGCGGTTCTTTTTAGTGTTGAAATCATTGCTCGTTTTGCGACTGTTCCGCGTATTTCGACTGATGAAACTTTATTCAGGTTTACGAATAATGATAATGTCTGTACGGGCTAGCATCAGAGACCTTCTCCTACTCTCCATGTCATTTCTTGTGGCTTCCCTATTCTTCGCCAGTTTCATCTATTACGCGGAATTCTACGTGTCGGACACATTCTCCGATATATTTATAGGGATATGGTGGTCGGTGATCACCATGACAACAGTAGGCTACGGTGACATGTATCCTAAGTCGACCCTTGGTTACATTGTTGGGGGAGTGTGTGCGTTCTCTGGAATGCTAATATTGGCCATGCCCGTGGCGATCCTCGCCACCAACTTCAGTGATTTCTACCATAAAAACAAACTACGGGAAATGAAAACATCACTATTTGACCAAGATGGTAAGAAAGAAGAGACTTTAAGCCTGTCACGTGTTTCCCCAATTAACACCAATGACACTCCCCCGGTGACTGTAAAGTGCTGCTGCTGATTTAAGTTAACCAGCCTGAGCAATCCTGAAATTTGGAGTAACAGTTAATTTGAAATTGTACACAATTGTAATATGGATTTTATTGTATGCAGTGTCAAATATTACATTGAGTTACGACATTGTGATGTTATTGAATAATTGAAATGTTGTAATTGACACACGTCATCTATGGATCCATATATGTCGTtcgttttcttttcttctttttttccgaCAGTGTTCATACCCGTGAAATTATGTATACATTATTCATGACTTGTATATCCATTATTAACGAATACAATGTCAACTTCTTCGGCTGAAAATTAACATCCCACACTGACAAACCACAGGTCAAAgtaattttaaactgaatttcactatacattatgtatatcgCAATTGCATTCAATGATTGACAATTTGGGGATCAATACGATAATTTAGCTACCCGAGAAATACAATATTAACCGAGCATGAAGTTAAATTATATCATTGAATCATTCAAAATATCGAAACCGGCAATTAGAGCCCACAAAGCGATACCTAGTCGGCCATCTGTGTTTACAGCTAAAGTACAGGACCTGATCGGAAGTTACGAGTGAAGTGAATTTTTGTTTATCATAAGATTGAAACCGGACACTAAAACTTATAAAACAATACCTAATCGGTCATTTTTGTGTACAGTTAGAGTGTAAGACCCAATCGTAAGTGAGTAGAGACGCGAGCTTTCATTGGACGATCAATAATAGCCAATCGTATAACTTACGAATTCCCAATTCAATTTTGGtccaattttgtaaaaataaaatactataTTCAACCCGAGGGCACATGGAGGTgaataaaactttttattttttcaactttgttggaTCTCATCCAATAAAGCTCAGAGTTGTGCAGTTATAtcagaatatagatttatttacTTAGTTGAAAAAAAGTTAGAATTTTTCATTTcgttttattattatcattttttttttggtattgcTTAAATTGTTCATCATTTCACTCCACCGCACGCACGTTCGATTTTCTTTTCGGTCTTAGTGACGTCATTAATGCCATgttgtttacatatatgtatgtttatatgtAAGCAATTGATGGATAAGGTAATTTGCATAATCAGAGCTAATAATGCAAAATTTGTCCGATCGTTCCATTGTTTATACATCCTCCATAACAaaataaaagtatcaatatatttacattttgtaaattttgtggATACATTGTCtttaatatcaaattaatttattgAGAATACATTGAAATAGCACACAACTTTCACTAGCAAAAATATATTGTATCAGTAAATGTCAGTATTCAACGCTATGCTTACATGCATAACTTGAATGTCTTCGTGCTGTCGCGTCGATGAAAGTTGAATTTTggtaagattttaatttttttttctacgtTTGAATTTAGTTTATTTCGTCATTTAGTTAGTGTCATTAAGAATATTATAAtaatcgtaaaaaaaaaaaaaaattacatgtatatctcaaaGTCCAGCTAAAACCAGTCACCCgtatattaatttcaaatttttagcGAAGTGGGAAAACACCGTATGTGTACTTTGGGTGGTTCATGTAATTTGTATGTGTGTCCGGAAAGAGAGAGCACCAATTCAGCTATCCCTGGTGAATAATGATATTTTCCTATGAATTATCTTGATGTTACTGGTCCAACACTCGTCACCAATGTAGTTCATTAGTGGTCAGAGATCGGACTCATCTGGCGATACTAACGTTCCGCCAGAAGTTTGGATGAGATTTACCATGCAAAACTCAAGTTCTTGTTTAATGATGTTATCACTATTTGGAATATCGGGAAGCGGTGAGTCCCCGTGCGATCGAGTTCTAGAATCGAgccgaaaatgaaaattcttttGGTGTCGGGGAACTCTTATATAAGCTGATTGTTTCGAAAAATTCGACTGGAGTTTGACGATTTCCATTGGGATCGGGTTGCCAATTAGAATCTGctttaatctttttaaaaactttgtttTACAACGATTAACAATCAAATTCTTAAACTTATATCAATGCTTCTTGTCGGCTTGGATTGTTGCGCGAAGGGGGTCATTCATGAAGGGCGGAAaagaaaggaaaagaaaaacaattgcGCTGCGTGATGAACAGAGAATTAGTCGTCAAATCTGTCAATgcataaaatacacacaaaacatatatgtacatgtagtacatgcATAGTAACTATGTTACAGTGATCATGCACATAactatattgtatacatgtatgttgttttcttatattgaaatttacaacCAAGTAGTGACACAATAAAACAGCAAACTCAGGATCTTCCTTTGACATAATCAATGTAATTTGATCAGCATTGTTAAGTAATACtagttttagaaatattttaaggatatcatttaaaaattctCCTCTGTGATTATCATATAGTGGACATTCGAGTATAAAATCATTAATGTACTTCATCCTCTTTTATATGACCCGGCGCACATCGCTTATCGATATAATTAGAAACTATTGTTGATTAATTAGGAACTATTGATCATCTTTAAACTATGAATACAACCGAGCATAGTGTTTTCGTTATTTAGAAAATGATTATTAAAACGAATGGTTTAAACTTCAGTGCGATTCTGATTTCAATATACAATGGCACCAGGTGGTCACTAATATATAACTCTATAAAATGTTCTATCGTTCAAATCAGATGTCGATCCTCTTCAGACAGAGACACTGGGGGTAAGTCCGtttggacccgaactctgtgataccataaatcttctatatttatggtatcacagagttcgggtccaCACGAGCTTTGCCCCTGTGATGTTGGGCATTTATAGAGAGAGGAATTATGAGACCCCTCACTCATTGTGAAAACAGTACCCC encodes the following:
- the LOC125663767 gene encoding potassium voltage-gated channel subfamily C member 3-like, producing the protein MEIVRINVGGTVFETKKLTLSQYPQTLLGRLSPQSEFYDNRRQCYFFDRNPDIFGPILGLYRTGTLHFPSFYCGATIKQELEFWEISPKLLAECCLQNYLQYEADLQTTQTLNQAFEEYELDYTDEECRTSNIKRILRKIWLTLEEPSSSRLAKVFNYIFLVVVIASMANFTLESHPLFRKETLSNDSLLYIITYGDIRFFKELNLQNPKEIMFGTTKPVDLLRHSEIVTSIFFTIELIFHFASCPRKGRFFRSPLNIIDLLLVVAMWVTFALEQDLEFLVKNYELVRFFLVLKSLLVLRLFRVFRLMKLYSGLRIMIMSVRASIRDLLLLSMSFLVASLFFASFIYYAEFYVSDTFSDIFIGIWWSVITMTTVGYGDMYPKSTLGYIVGGVCAFSGMLILAMPVAILATNFSDFYHKNKLREMKTSLFDQDGKKEETLSLSRVSPINTNDTPPVTVKCCC